The genomic segment CCCGTCGAACCCGCGCCCGTCGAACCCGCGCCGGTCGAGCCCGCGGCGGCCGAACCCGCGCCCGTCGCGCCCGCGGCGGCCGCGCCCGCGCCCGTCGAACCCGCGCCCGTCGAACCCGCGCCGGTCGAGCCCGCGGCGGCCGAACCCGCGCCCGTCGAGCCCGCGGCGGCCGAGCCCGTGCCCGTCGAACCCGCGCCGGTCGAGCCCGCGGCGGCCGCGCCCGCGCCGGCCGACGACGTGTACGTCGCACCGGAGCCGCCGCCGTCGACGTTCGACGACCTCCCGCCGGGTCTCGCGCTCGACGACCTCGGCCTGCCGTTCGAGGCCGTCCCGGACCCCGCGGCCGAGCGCGAGGACGCCGACGAACTGCTCGCGGTGTGCGAACGCGAGCTCGCGCGCGTCGACGACCCACAGCGGCTGGCGGCTCTGCGCCTCGAATGTGCGCGGCTCGCGCTGGTCCTCGACGACCCGGACGCGGCGCGCGCGCACCTCGACGCCGCGGCGGACAGCGACCCGCGATCGCCGCTGGCCGCGCTGCTGGCGCGGTTCGCCGCACGCGCCGCGGGCGACGCCGGCGCCGAGGCGGCCGCGTGGATGGCCCAACTCGACCGCGTCGCGCCGGCCGAACGCCGGGCGCTGGGCCTGTGGCACGCGGCGCGGTGCGCAGCCGACGGCGACCTCGCCGCCGCGCGCGCCGCGCTCGACGCGGCCGGCGCCGGCGGCGACCCGCTCGCGGCGTGGATCGCGATCGACGCGGCCGTCGCGGACGGTGACTGGCGCGCGGTCGGCGCGGCCGTCGCCGAGCTCGCGGCCGCCTTCGGCGACGGACCCGGCGCCGCCGACCTCCGCGCGGCCGCCGGCGCGATCGCCGCCGCGGCGGGGGACGCGGATGCGGCCGTCGACGCGTACCGTGCCGCTCTCCGCGCCGATCCGGCGTCGCGCCCGGCGACCCGCGGGCTGCAGCGCCTCGCGCTGCGCGCCGACCGCCTGCAGGATGCCGCCGAGGCGGCCGGCCGGCTGCTGGCCGCCGGCCTCGCCGACGCGGACCCGGCGCTCGCTGCCGCGATCGCGCTGCGCCGGGCCCATCTGGCGCGGTCGCTCGGCGATGTCAGCGGTTGGGCGGAAAGCTTGAGTACGGTCGTCGCGCTCGCCCCCGACGACGCGCGCGCGGCCGCCGAACTGGGCGACGCGCTTGCGGCGACCGGCGACCGCGCCGGCGCGATCATCGCGCTGCGCGCCGCGTCAGCCCGCGCCACCGATCCGGCGTTGGCGGCCGCCGCATGCCGCCGCGCGGTCGCGCTGGCCGCGGAGGCCGGTGCGCCGCCGGCGGAGATCGCAGAGCTGGCGCGCCGGTGGATGGACCTCGATCCCGGCGATCCGCAGGCCCGCCAGGTCCTCATCGACGCGCTGGCGGCCGCCGGCGACGTCGACGGCCTCGTCGACCTTCACCGAGCGGCGGCCGCGACCGATCCGGACGGCGGCGTCTACGAGCGGGTCACGGCGGCCAAGCGGCTGGTCGCCGCGGGGCGCGTCGACGAGGCGATCCGGGAACTGCGCGCCGCTCGCGCCGCCGGCCCGCCGTCGCCGGTCGTCGACGACAGCCTCGCGCGCGCGCTCGCGTTCGCCGGTCTCACCGAGCAGCGCGCGCAGTTGTTGGCGGAACTGGCCGACACCGAGGCCGACTTCCGCGACCCGGAGGTGGCGGCCCTGCGCGCCGCGCAGGCGGCCGAGGACTTCGCGTACGAGCTGTTGTCGGCGGATACGGCGCTGGCCGCGGCGGCGCCCGCGGCGGTCGACCGCGCGCTGGCGCTGTGGCGGCGCGTGGCCGATCTGGACCCGGCGTCGCAGCTCGCGCACGGCGCGATTCGCCGCCTCGCGGAACGGGCGGTGGGGCGAACCGGCGACGCCGACGTGCTCGACGGCGCCCTCGCCGCCGCGCAGGCGGCCGCCGGCCATCCGTCGCGCGCCGCGGGCATCGCCGTCGAGCGAGCGGTCCGCCGGTGGGCGCCGCCGCGGCTCGACGCGGCCGGCGCCGAGGAGGTGCTGCGGGCCGCGCGCGCCGTCGCACCCGGCGATCCGCGGCCGGCCGCGCTGCTGGTCGCCGTGGTCGCCGCGCAGCGCCGCTATCGCGAGGCGGCCGACGCCCTCGCCGAGTGGGCCGCAGCGCTCGGCGCCGCGCCCGCGGCTCACGCGCTTCGCTTCCGCGCGGCGGAGTGGCTGCACGAGTACACCGAGGAGGCGGCGCGGGTCGTCGAGGTCCTTGCACCGGTCGTCGCGGCGTACCCGGACTTTGCCCCGGCTGCGGCCCTGCTCGAGGCCGCCCACCGGGCGCTCGGCGACGCCGCGCTGCTGACGGAGGATCTCGAGCGCCGGCGCGAGCGCGGCGACGCCGCCGATCCGTTCTCGCTGCTCGTACGCGAGGCCGAACTGCTCGAGGATCGCGTCGGCGATCCCGCGCGCGCCGCGGACCTGTATGCCCGCGCGCTCGAACGGCGCCCGGGCGATCCCTTCGCTCAGCTCGGCCTCGCGCGCGCCGCCGAGGCCGCCGGCGAACTCGCCACGCTGTCCCAGCTCGCGCTCGATGCGCTCAAACGCGCCGACGAACTTGGCGACGCGCGGGCGAAGGCAGCCGCCTACGAGGAGCTGGCGCGCATCGACGCGGAGCTGCGCGGCGACGCGAGTTCCGCGCGCTTCAGCTACGAGGCCGCCGCCAAGCTCGACCCGGAGCGCTGGCCGGTGCTGCGCGCGCTCGAGCTGGCGTACCTGGCCGACGGGCGCGACGACGACCTCGCCCGCGTCTACGACTGGGAGGTCCGCGCGGCGCGCCATCCAGCCGATGCGGTCGCGCTATCGCTCGCGCGGGCGCGCGCGCTCGAGCGCGCCGGCCATGCCGCGTCCGAGGTGCTCGCCGAGTACCGCCGCGCGTACGACCTCGACCAGCGATGTGCGTTGGCGCTACAACGACTCGAGGCCGCCGCGCGCGCGCGCGGCCCGTCTGCCGAGCTGGCCGCGTTCGAGGAGGCCGCGGCGCGCCTGTTCGATCACGATGCGCGCGCCAAGGCCGCGTTCCTCACCCGGGCGGGAGAAACCCGGGTCGCGATCGGCGACGTCGAGGGCGCGGTCGACTGCTTCCGCGCGGCGGCGGACGCGCTGCCCGGCTACCTGCCGGCGCTGGTCGGCTGGCGGCGCGCGGCGCTCGCCGGCGGATTGTGGCTGGACGTCGGCGAGGCGGCGGAGCGCCAGGCCCAGTACGAGACGGACGACGCGGAGCGCGCGGCGCTCGAGCACCTCGCCGGTGTCGCCTACATGGATCGGGCGATGAGTCCCGAGCGCGCCATCCCGGCGCTGCGGCGCGTGCTCACCCTCGTGCCCGACCACGTCGACGCCTACCTGCGCCTGCGCGCCATGTTCGAGGAGAACGCGGCGCACGACGACCTCGTCGAGTTGCTCGAGCGGCGGCTCGCGGTCGAGGAGGTGCCCGCCTACCGGCGCGAACTCCACCACGCGCTGGCCGCGCTGCACCGGGACTACCTCGACAATCCCGACGGCGCGCGCGCCCACTTGCGCGCCGCGCTCGCGATCGATCCGCGCGACGCGCAGGCGCTCGCCGGCCTCGCCGGCATCGCGCTGGCGCAGCAGGATTGGGCCGGCGCGGCCGAGGCGCTGGCCGCGAGCGCGCAGGTCGAAACCGACCCGGATCGGTTGCGCGAGATCCTGGCGAAGCTGGGCGCGCTGGCGGCCGACCACCTGCACGACGCGAGCGCGGCCGTCGCGGCCTACCGGCGAGTCCTGCAGATCGAGCCGGCGAATCGCGAAGCGCTCGAGCGGCTCAGCGTCCTGTGCGCCGACGTCGGCGACTACACGGCGGCGCTGCAGGCGTGCGAACAGCTGCTGCGCGACCGGCGGCGCACGCCCGACGAGCAGATCGCCATTCTGCACCGGGTGGGCGACATCTACCAGCGGATGAACGAGCCCGCGCGCGCCGAGCGCGCCTACCGCGCGGCGCTCGACGTCGACCCGACGAGCGAAGCGGCCCTCGATGCGCTCGTGCGGTTCTTCCGGCTCGGCGGCGATCTGCGCAGCCTGCGGGTTCACCTCGACACGGTCGCCACCGCCATGCGCAAGCGCCTCGAGCGCGTTCCGCTGGACCGCACCGCCTACCACGTGCTCGCGCGCGTGCTCGCCACGCGCGAGGAGGTCGGCGTTCGCGGGTCGCTCGCCGCCGCGATGTGCGCCGCCGAGTTGGCGCGGGCGCTCGGGTCGGACGACCCGGAGGACGTGCGGCTCGCCGAGGCGGCGGCGCGCGCCGTCGGTGACGCCAGCCCGCTGGCGGCGCCGGAGGCGGCCGACCTGTTGTTCGCCGGCGACGTGCCCAACGGGCTGCGCCAGCTGATGCGCGCGATCGACGAGCGGCTCGCCAAGGCGATGGCGGGCGACCTGAAGCGCTACGGCGTCGGCCGCGGCGACCGCGCCGGCCGCGACAGCGCGCTGGCCGCGGCGGTGCGCGCCGTCGCCGAGGAGCTGGGCCTCGGCGACGTGGACGTGTACGTGACCGCCCGCGAGCCGACCGCGCTGGTCGCCGACACCGCCGGCGGGTTGCGCGTCATCGTCGGGGCGGCGCTCGCGGACGCCCCCGGGGCGCGGCTGCGGTTCTTCGCGGGCCGCGCGCTCGCGTTGGCGGCGGCCGGCATGGCCGTGCCGGCGCGGCTGGACGCGTCGACCTTCGGCGCGGTGCTCGTCGCGCTGCTGCGCGCGTTCCGCCCGGACTTTTCCCCCGGCGGCGTCGACCTGGGCGCCGTCGCCGAGCAACAGAGCCACCTGCGCAAGGTGATCCCGGGCGGCATGCTGTCCGAACTCGGTCCCTACGCGGTGGAGTGCGCGGGCGTGGACTTCGACCACCTGCGCATCTGGGAGGGCATCGCCGCGGCGGGCGACCGGGCGGGGCTGGTCGCCGCGGGCCGCGTGCAGCCGGCGATCGAAGCGCTCGCACAGATCGCCGGCGTGCCGGACGTCGCGGCGGCGGCGAACCATCCGGCGGTGCAGCGGCTCATGCGGTTCGCCGTGAGCGAGGACTACGTCGCTCTGCGGCGCGGCGGCTGAGCGGCTGGCGCGCCGTTTGCTTCGGTCTCCCACAGACGGAGTTGCGCAAACCTCGTTTCGGGGAGATAGATTCGTGTTCGTGAACAGAAATTCAGTATGGCTCGGCTTGCTGGCCACTGCGGTAGCCGGGGCGTGCGGTCCCGGTGGCAGCCCGCCCGAGTTCGACCCGATCGCCGACCAGGAGGCGGTCGTCGGGGTCGAGTTCGTGCTCGAGCTGCGCGCGACCGACCCCGACGGCGACGACCTCCACTACCGCTTCGACGCCGGCGTGCCGGACATCCACGGCCGCGCGGACCTCACCCGCCGTCCCGACGGGTCCGCCGTGTTCCGCTGGACGCCGCGCGCGTCGGACGTGAGCGACGGCTGGCTGTTCGACTTCACCGTGTCCGACGGCAGCCACGAGGACACGGTCACGATCCGGATCGCCGTGAGGTCGGCCGCCGGCGGCGCGGGCGCGCCGGTGTTCCGCGAGCCGACCGGCACCGGGCGCACGCTCGATCTGGCGACGCAGACGTGCGTCACCGTGCCGATCGTCGTCGAGGACGCCGACTCGACTTCGATCGCGCTGACCATGCAGGAGCCGATCATCGCCGGTTCGCAGCTCGACGCCGCCCCCGACGGGCTGTCGGGGACGTGGACCTGGTGTCCGAGCGAACGCCAGATCGACACCGATGACCGCTACCTGCTCACGCTCAGCGCCGACGACTTCACCAATCCGCCGACCATCAAGCGCTTCCTCATCGTATTGCGCAAGCCACCGAAGCCCGACTGCCCGGGCGACGCGCCGGTCGTGGCGCACACCCCGTCGGACGAGACCACGCTCGTCGGCCTCACGCTCGTCGCCGACATCTCCGACGACCAGGGGCTCAAGGGCGAGCCGCTGCTGTACTACTCGACCGCGCCGCCGGCCGATCCGCCCGACCTCGGCGCGATGACCCAGGTGTCGATGGTGTTGCTCGACGGCGACCTGCGCGCCGGCACGTGGGGCGCGGACGTGCCCAATCCGGTCGCGGGCCAGCCGGCCGGCGCGACCGCCGACCTCTACTACGTGATCGTCGCGCAGGACAACGACGACGCCGACGGCGACTGCGATCACGTCACCCAGGCACCGGCGACCGGCGCGTATCACATGACGGTGACCAGCCCGGGCGGCGCCGGCGGCGCGGGCGTGTGCGAGCCGTGCACCGCCGACATCCAGTGCGGCGACGCCGGCGATCTGTGCGTCCGCATCGGGCCGATGCTCGACTCCTACTGCACGTCGGCCTGCTCGAGCGATGCCGACTGTCCCGCCGGCTATGCCTGCTCCCCGGCCGAAGTCGCGTCCGTCGACGGCGCGGCGGGGCGTCAGTGCATCCCCGAGTCCGGCCGCTGCGACGGCGGCGGCGCCGCGTGCGCCGACGACGCATTCGAGGACAACGACGCGCCCGCGGACGCGACGCCGATCGTCCCGGGCGCAACGGCCGACCTCGTGAGCTGCGACGTCACGTCCACCACGGACGACGAGGACTTCTTCCGCATCGACCTGACCGCTGACGCGCAGGTCGATCTGACCTTGGCCGGCACGTCGGCGTCGGACCTCGACCTGCAACTCTGGGCGGCCGATGGGTCGGTGCTCGCCTCGTCGGTGTCCCTCACGTCCAGCGAATCGATCTCCGCGTGTCTCGAACCGGGAACCTACTACGTGCGGGTGTACGCGTGGAACCCCGCGCGGAACCCGTACACGCTCACGTACGCGCGCACGCCGACGTCGTGCGGCGGCGCCAGCTGCGACGACGACGACGCGGAGGACGACGACTCGCCGGCGCAGGCGAGGGCGACCGACATCTATCCGGATCCGTACGTGTCGACCACCAACGCGATCTGCGCCGGGGACGACGACTGGTATGCGGTCGACCTGTACGATGGTGAGACGGTCGTCGTCGACCTCACCTTCGAGCAGACCAACTCGACCGAAGATCTTGACCTGCACTTTCACGACGCGGCCGGCGTCGACCTCACTCCCTGCACCGAGGAAAACCCCCTCACGTGTACGTCGAGCCAGGGCCAGAGCGCGACCTCCAACGAGCACTTCGAGTACACCGTGGCCGACTCCGCGTGCCTGCCGTGTCGCTACTATGTGGTCGTCCACGGCTGGAACGGCAGTGAGAACCTCTACGACATTCGCATCGGCCTGCAATAGGCGCGGCGTCGCGGCCGTCGTCGCGCTCGCCGCGCTCGCCGCGTGCGCCGACGGCGACATCGGCGGCCCGGTGCCCGACTCCGCGCTCGAGGGAATCGCGCTGACCGCCGTCGCTCCGGCCGTCGCCGTTCCCGGCACCGTGTTGGTCCTGTCGGGGCGCAGCTTCGTCGACGCCCAGTGGGGCGACACGCGGCTGCGGCTGTCCGGTACGTTTGCCGGCCGGCCGGTCGACGTCGCCGTCCCCGCGCGCTTCGCGGCGTACGACCGGCTCGAGGTGGATGTCGGCGACGTGCTGTACGACGCGCTCGGCGGCGAACTCGGCGAGCTGGTCGCCGATGCGGTCGTCGAGGTCGACAGCCGGTACGACGGCCGCACGTACCGCACCGACCCGCTGGCCGTCGCGATCCGATTCGAGCGCGAACTCGCGCCGCGAATCGCGTCGCTGCAGACCGGCGGCGTCATCTTCGCCAACGACGACATCGCGATCGAGGGCGACGGGCTGCTGCTCGGCGGGAGCGAGGGCCGCACGATCGCGGTCGTCGAGGGGTGTTTCGCGCCCGCCGGCGGCGGCGCGTGCGCGCGGGTCGCGCCGGTCGAGGTGCCGGTCGTGCCCGCGGCGCCGTTCGACCGCACGCGCGGCACCTTCCGCTTCGTCCCGGCGATCGCCGGCATCGGCCCGGGGCGGTTCGACGGCACCGTCGCGTTGCGCAACGATCACGCCGCGACCGGCGCGCGCGTCGACGGTGACCGGCGCACGGCGCAGTACGAACGCATCGAGGCGGCGGTGTTCGACCTCGGCCCGACGGCCGCGAGTCTCGGCCAGTACGTGGTCGTGCGCGGCGGCGGTTTCGTCGGCGTGGCCGACGGCGGCGCGACGCTGCTCGCGCTGTCCGGCACGTTCTCGCCCGACGGCGGCGGTCCGGCCGTCCCCGTCGACCTGGAACTCGTCGCCGAAGTCGTCGACGGCCACACCGCGCGCTACGTGCTCAACGAGGAGGACGCCCTCGGCCAGGCGATCGACCTGCGCGCGGTCACCGGCACCTTCGCGGGCACCGTGCGGCCGATCGTCCAGTACGGCGACGAGGAGGTCGCCGGCGAGCCGGTCGCCGCCGAGTTGCGCGTCGCACCGGTCGCCCAGGTCGTCTACCTCGACTTCCAGCCGAGCTACGTCGAGAGCTTGCGCGCGTTCGGCCTGCGCGCGGTCGACGCGCAGATCCGCGAGCGCGTCGCGCAGGTCGTCCGGCGCGACTACGCGACGATCCACCTCGACGTGCGGCTCGAGCCGCCAGACGACTTCGCGCTGTACTCGGTCGTCGACATCGCCGGGCCGGATCCCAACGGCCTCGGCCTGCTCGGGTACGACAACACGCCCGGCAAGGACAGCGGAAACCTGCGGTTGTACGACCGCATCGGCGGCGTCAATGCGCTCACGCAGGAGGACGGCTATCCCGGCTTCGGGGGGGTGTTCATCGAGTCGCTGTTCGGGTTTTCCGAGCATCCCGAGGGCCACGCCGAGACGTTGCCGGCCGCCGACCCGGCATTCGACGCGATCTTCGACCCGTTTCGCCCCGATCGCGGCGGCCGACCCGTGTCGTCGGCCGACGGCGCGATCGTCGCCGGTGCGGTCGACGGCGCCGACTGCCCGGCGCCCGACGGCGACCGCGAGCACCAGATCGGTTGCGCCGTCACCGTTCTCGGCAACCTCATCGGGACGATCGTGTCGCACGAGATCGGCCACTCCCTCGGCCTCGCCAACCCGTACGGCGAGGGTTTTCACAACGTCGGCGACGCGCCCAACCGGCTGATGGACGCCGGCGCCGCGCGCAGCTTCGCCGAGCGCGCCGAGTTGTTCGGCCAGGGGCCGTCGCGGTTCTGCGACCAGGAGTACGCCTACCTCCGCGACATCCTGCCGACCTCCGAGCCGGACGATCCCACACCCCGACCCCCGTGCTTCTGACGGCCGCCACCGCGGCCGACACCGGACGTGCGCGCCCGGATCGCGGCCGCGGACGCCCGGGGCCGCCGGCGCGCGGCGTCGATCGCGGCGCCACCTGCCGCGCGCGCGTTGACGAACCGGCGCGGCGCTCGTATCGTTAGGCCGATTCGCCGGGTGGTCCCCCTTCAGGGCGCATCGGCCCACGACACGGAGGCACGAGGATGATGAACGGGAAGTCAGTCAGTCGCACGCGGGGCAGGGTCGCGTGGTTGGCAGTCGTCGCACTCGCGGCAGCGCTCGGATGCACGGCGTCGGCGTCGGCGACGGTGAGCGTGAAGACCGGATTCTTTTTCGGGCACGACCTGCGGCAGGCGCAGTCGGTCGTCTACGTGTTGGACCTGTCCGGGTCCATGTCCGAGGCGTCGGGCTCCGTCGTCGAACAGGCGGGCACGACGGTGGCGGCCAAAGCCGTCGGCGGCTTGATCGGCGGCTCGGTCGGCCGCGCGGCCGAGAGCCGCATCGAGAAGATGAAAAAGAAGATCGAAAAGGTGAAGCTGCACCTGATCGCGAGCTTGCAGGGGCTGCCGCCGGGGTCGACGTTCAACATCATCATGTTCTCGGACGGCGTTCAGAAGTTGGCGCCGGGGATGATTCAGGCCAACGCGGCGACCAAGACGCTGGTGAGCGCGTTCGTCGACCGGCTCGAGGAGGGCGGCAGCACGAACATGTACAAGGCGCTCGAGGCCGCCGTGTACATGCCGACGAAAGAGATCATCCTGCTCACCGACGGCGAGCCGACCAGCTCGACGCCGGAAGAGATCCTCGACCTCTTGCGCAGGAAGAACCAGGGCCGGTTCATCGTGTCGACGGTCGGCGTCGGCAACGACCACGCGCGGGAGTTCCTCGAGCAGATCGCCGCCGAAAACGGCGGCACGTACACCGCGTACGACTAGAGGCTGTCGCTGAGTGCAGTGCGGTTCGGGCCAGGTCCGTGGAATCTCGGGTAAGGCGCGACGAAGGCGCTCGCTGGGCCCACGGAACTGACGAGTCAACCAGCACGAGGTCGTAGGGGCAGCCCCTGGGGGCTGCAGCGCATCGCTACCGGCTGCGGCGCGATCCGCGCGCGAACGGCCGCGCACGTCGTCGCGCCGTCCAGGTCGTCTCGCGAGGCGAGGTAGCGCGCGCCGCGGGGTGCGCCGCGCGTCGCTCTGTGCGCGCCCCGCAGGTCGGCTCTACGTCCGCACGATGTATTGACGGAGTGTCGGGTTTTCTGCGAAAAACTCGACACTGTGCCGAGAATTGTGGATCGGGCCCGGCGCGAGGAACTCGCTGCGCGGGCATTCGAGGTCATCCGCGCGCGCGGGGCCCACCGCACGTCGATGTCCGACCTCGCCGCGGCTCTCGGGATGAAGCGGTCGACGCTGTACTGGTACTTTCGGGACCTCGGCCAGGTGTTCGATGCGGTCATGGAGGCGCACCGCCGCCGACTCGAGGCGTTCGTCCGCGGGCGGCTCGCCGGCCGCTCGCATCCGATCGACGTCCTGCTCGAACTGATTCGAGCGCACCTCGACTTCTTCGAGGGCCGGCACGACGCGCTCATCGCCCTGTATCAGCTCTGGGCGGTGGCGGACGCGGACCAGCCCGGAGCCGAGATCGCGCGTACGCGCGCGTTCGTGTCCGCGGTGCGCGATCAACTCATCGACCTGGTCGCCGCGGGCGTCACCGACGGCCGCGTGCGGCCGTGTGACCCGGCGCAGGTGGTCGACATGGTGCTGGCCTACTGCGACGGATCTCTCACCCAGCGGGTCAAGCTCGGTCTCGACCCACACGTGCTGGTCGACGGGTTTTCCCGCTACGTGCTCGAGCCGCTTCGCGCGCGACCGGAGGAGCCGACATGCGACACACGCGCCCGGCGGTGACCACCGCCCGTCAACCGCTGTGGATCGCGCACCTGCGCGGCACGCAGGAGCAGATGGGAGAGCAACACGGCGCGCTGTTGCGCGCGCACGGCGGGTGGCGCGCGGCGCTCGCGTTCTACCCGGAGCTGGCGGAC from the Deltaproteobacteria bacterium genome contains:
- a CDS encoding TetR/AcrR family transcriptional regulator; translated protein: MTECRVFCEKLDTVPRIVDRARREELAARAFEVIRARGAHRTSMSDLAAALGMKRSTLYWYFRDLGQVFDAVMEAHRRRLEAFVRGRLAGRSHPIDVLLELIRAHLDFFEGRHDALIALYQLWAVADADQPGAEIARTRAFVSAVRDQLIDLVAAGVTDGRVRPCDPAQVVDMVLAYCDGSLTQRVKLGLDPHVLVDGFSRYVLEPLRARPEEPTCDTRARR
- a CDS encoding VWA domain-containing protein, translating into MMNGKSVSRTRGRVAWLAVVALAAALGCTASASATVSVKTGFFFGHDLRQAQSVVYVLDLSGSMSEASGSVVEQAGTTVAAKAVGGLIGGSVGRAAESRIEKMKKKIEKVKLHLIASLQGLPPGSTFNIIMFSDGVQKLAPGMIQANAATKTLVSAFVDRLEEGGSTNMYKALEAAVYMPTKEIILLTDGEPTSSTPEEILDLLRRKNQGRFIVSTVGVGNDHAREFLEQIAAENGGTYTAYD